A single Deinococcus aquiradiocola DNA region contains:
- a CDS encoding S-ribosylhomocysteine lyase, whose protein sequence is MANVESFDLDHTKVHAPYIRLAGLKRTPHGDAISKYDLRLLQPNQAAIDPAAIHTLEHLLAGYLRDHLNDVVDVSPMGCRTGMYMAVIGEPDEQGVLTAFEAALRDVAGHDRPIPGVSELECGNYRDHDLGAARGHARDALAAGLKVQETVLLQR, encoded by the coding sequence ATGGCCAATGTAGAGTCCTTCGATCTGGATCACACCAAAGTTCACGCTCCGTACATCCGTCTGGCGGGCCTGAAGCGCACGCCGCACGGCGACGCCATCAGCAAGTACGACCTGCGCCTGCTGCAGCCGAACCAGGCGGCGATCGACCCGGCGGCCATTCATACGCTGGAGCACCTGCTGGCCGGGTACCTGCGCGATCACCTCAATGACGTGGTGGATGTCTCCCCGATGGGCTGCCGGACCGGCATGTACATGGCGGTCATCGGGGAGCCGGACGAGCAGGGTGTCCTCACGGCCTTCGAGGCGGCCCTCCGGGACGTGGCGGGACACGACCGTCCGATTCCCGGCGTGAGCGAGCTGGAGTGCGGCAATTACCGTGATCATGATCTCGGTGCGGCGCGCGGTCATGCGCGCGACGCACTCGCGGCAGGCCTGAAGGTGCAGGAGACGGTGCTGCTTCAGCGCTGA
- the rpmB gene encoding 50S ribosomal protein L28, with protein MARVCEMCGKGPIVVNSVIRRGKARAAGGVGRKVTGVSKTRQLPNLQRVTIRKDGASVRLRICTKCMKNALAA; from the coding sequence ATGGCAAGAGTATGCGAAATGTGCGGCAAGGGACCGATCGTGGTCAACTCGGTCATCCGCCGCGGTAAGGCCCGTGCGGCGGGCGGCGTGGGCCGTAAGGTCACCGGCGTCAGCAAGACCCGTCAGCTTCCCAACCTGCAGCGCGTCACCATCCGCAAGGACGGCGCCAGCGTTCGTCTGCGTATCTGCACCAAGTGCATGAAGAACGCGCTCGCCGCCTGA
- the lspA gene encoding signal peptidase II, which yields MPDEQGPTLPADAARRPTPGWIPLLIAAVLIGADQWLKVWARTHLNLYEAPQPFIPGLLGWQLTYNTGAAWSLLSSATVPLAIMRLLVGLGILGYLILRPQPRFLAFTLALIAAGAIGNTIDGLRFGRVTDMLQSPALSAVTRALHAGEFPIFNLADSCVVLGTLLLIVTSLLPERRTRNA from the coding sequence GTGCCCGACGAACAAGGTCCCACCCTTCCGGCTGACGCCGCGCGCCGCCCGACCCCCGGCTGGATTCCCCTGCTGATCGCCGCCGTGCTGATCGGCGCGGACCAGTGGCTGAAAGTCTGGGCGCGAACGCACCTCAACCTCTACGAAGCGCCGCAGCCTTTCATTCCGGGCCTGCTCGGCTGGCAGCTCACGTACAACACCGGCGCCGCCTGGAGCCTCCTGTCGAGCGCCACCGTGCCGCTCGCCATCATGCGGCTCCTGGTGGGCCTCGGGATTCTCGGATACCTGATCCTGAGACCGCAGCCGCGCTTCCTGGCCTTCACGCTCGCCCTGATTGCGGCGGGCGCCATCGGCAACACCATCGACGGCCTGCGCTTCGGACGGGTGACGGACATGCTGCAGTCACCCGCCCTGTCCGCCGTGACGCGCGCCCTGCACGCCGGAGAGTTCCCGATCTTCAACCTCGCGGACTCCTGCGTGGTGCTCGGCACGCTGCTGCTGATCGTGACGAGCCTCCTGCCGGAACGCCGGACGCGCAACGCCTGA